The Aedes aegypti strain LVP_AGWG chromosome 3, AaegL5.0 Primary Assembly, whole genome shotgun sequence genome contains a region encoding:
- the LOC5574822 gene encoding venom allergen 5, with protein MILFGCIFLSLVAHSCQESINYCEPRICPFQKPHIACNASATFGPKCGPEAYFVTMNTTNVALIVNMHNLYRSVIARGKQNYTKRDYFPTASRMPTLQWDDELAFIAEANARHCVFEHDKCRNTDQLKLVGQNLAWISYYGMVQTDAQLISQMINSWYGEYVYANPEIVKNYPRNYKGPAIGHFTAMVADRSNRIGCAMVSFQESPWIRKYLVCNYSITNIINQPVYKAGATASKCVTGENPDFAGLCSSEEVIDANPFRFL; from the exons ATGATTCTATTTGGAT GTATTTTCTTATCACTGGTGGCACATTCATGTCAAGAATCGATAAACTACTGCGAGCCAAGAATCTGTCCATTCCAAAAGCCTCACATTGCTTGCAATGCATCTGCCACTTTCGGACCCAAATGTGGACCCGAAGCCTATTTCGTGACAATGAACACGACCAATGTGGCACTGATCGTGAATATGCACAATTTGTATCGCAGTGTGATAGCACGGGGCAAGCAGAATTACACCAAGCGAGATTATTTTCCAACGGCTTCACGGATGCCTACACTT CAATGGGATGACGAGCTGGCATTTATCGCCGAAGCGAATGCCCGGCATTGCGTGTTCGAGCATGACAAATGTCGTAATACGGACCAATTAAAATTAGTCGGACAAAACCTGGCGTGGATTTCCTACTACGGAATGGTCCAAACAGACGCACAATTGATCTCTCAAATGATTAACAGCTGGTATGGGGAATACGTCTATGCGAATCCAGAGATTGTCAAAAACTATCCGAGGAATTATAAAGG ACCGGCAATAGGACACTTCACAGCTATGGTGGCAGATCGATCCAACCGAATCGGCTGTGCAATGGTAAGCTTCCAAGAATCGCCATGGATTAGGAAGTACCTGGTATGCAACTATTCCATAACGAATATCATCAACCAACCGGTGTACAAGGCTGGAGCAACGGCATCGAAATGTGTCaccggagagaatcctgattTTGCCGGTCTTTGCAGTTCAGAAGAAGTGATCGATGCGAATCCTTTTAGATTTTTATGA